The sequence GATATGACGCCGGGGTCGACCTGaagggtttgcagatgtcctcggacCCCATCCCCACCGACGACCTCCACAAGCGGGTGGCCGGCACGGTAGCGAAGTTAGAGGCCGACACCttttcccagcccttgatgcgtcccgatcgcgggtgtgtgtcTCTGGTGAGtatccgctccttcttccttcttgcgtcggattgccctcggttctcacagccgagacttttcgtctgtctccaggaggtagggcatcacaagccttccctgccaccggtcccggaggacgcggtggatcgggctgcgcggagggtcgccgcggagaagaggaaggagaagaaggacgcgaagaaggctcgggctcgcgagcggacgcgggctcgggatgccttggaaaggcttcgtcgtcggcaggagagggagaggctcccaagggagccgtcgccgaagacgcctgatgacgacgacgatgatgaagacgatgatgaagacgacgacatggccgcccgcctcggcctcagcccggatctgaggctgggccaggggtcgtcaagccagcccctaaGCGGGCCGGCGCCGTTGGcatccggggccgggacgtcggggtcccggttcgaagaacaggggcaggccgagggggtacttgaccccttggccgaggtagttgaggtgcccCCGGCGAGTCAGATCGAGGCGCCTGTTCCCCGAGAAACGTTGCCCATGCCGActgcgcaggagggcgatcctcgggtcgtcgtggctgcaCCTGGGCAATCCATCCCTCTGGTGCCTCGGGTGCCCGAGGtaaggatggtgccgaagccggtaGCGGAGCCAACCTCGGTGATACCTTCGGGGATCGGggctcgagagacctccccacaggcacgattgatcatggcccggagcgggtaagtatcctaggatatcttcgtcctggctccgtCTTCGTACGTCCTGATCCAGCTCTTCCTTTccttcccagcaaacggaggcacggttcgaccggtctggctccccggaaggccctcaagaccgcgccggcttctgcagccagtgccgcatcGAGCCTTGGCGGCCAACTGGCCTCCTTGCAACATGCCCCAAAGcgaggggcccaggcggcacaagttgtcgtggggcgagctcccgagggcgactcctccgtcgaggcggccgtcgtgccgagggagactgctAGCGCTGTCGTGGCCTTGAGCCCACCAGACGCGTTGCCGGCGCTGGCATCGACTTCTGTCGAGGTGGTTGTCGTTCCGGCCGTGGAGCCACTCAtcgctgccgacgctgagatggccgaggcgttgcCGCTAggcgcctcggaggaggggggtgcGGAACTGTGACCCGTCCTGAGAAGCGGCGGCCTCGTCCCCGCACGGCGCAGTCCCGACgggcggcgtcagtcgctccggttctggacccaggggcttcggatcccttcttcgttcttgacgatgagcgggaggagcagactTGGGATGGGCTTCGTGAGtgcgccgaggcaacggtggggtcgcttcggtcgaccttgaaggtcttttgcagggccgtccccaagatcctccaggtaatgatttcgagcatacctttcacgtgatcaaggcactctttgtgacgccccgctttctttcctcaggatctgacggatgtgagcgccgccaagtcgtcgttcatccgccgtgaggccgatgtctggggttcgctgcggtccctgaggaccacgcttgctggggctaccgagcgcctctcccaacggagcgccgaggtggcggaccttcggttgctctatgTTGATCTGGGAgaagaggcagcggcggcacgcacAGAGGCGCAGCGgtagcagttggagcttggccaggtcgtcggcgagcgggaccaatcccggggccgggccgccgaggctaaaagccgggctgaggctcttggagtccagttagccgaggcgtctgctcgggccggggcccttgcagcagacctagccgtggcccaagccgcatcctcggagcagcgtgcccgagccgaaggtatgtcttggccgtTTTAAGATTTTGTTTCAGCTCCATTCCTCAACTCGTGTTTGAGGTCTTCTGCTTTGGCtatttgcagagctcgagtctgccctcgatgagtccaccaaggcacttgcccaagcggtcgagcagagggaggccgaccgtgCGGCCATGTCCAAGGCCATCTctgccttctgccgggtctttggttcCGATGACgttccctcgggaagctcccctcagagtcgcctgcaggccttgggtgaccacgcgcacGACaggctccgcgaggcgctgcatcacggcatcaggcgggccttcgccgtgctcgcttcccactatgatgtggatctggagcgggtcagcgaggggtattgccttcctgacgaagatgaagctgccttggccgaagtccagaggcttgacgcggccgctgcgggcccaggcgcggtgctggcgaccaccttcaaaGCCGAGATCCTCCCGctcgcgccgtcgtccgaggccggggcggatctcgccgagggtggggacgaagccgagggcgcggccccttctccgggcgacgcctgttTCTGCCAGAGtagtttattttgaatgcatatgtgccttttgcggccgccgaggcccgaacactttattatcgtaatataaggttgtgtctcttttcctcctgttttgcgtatccggactcgttcaTCGGTAACAGGatcgcttacccaagtaagagttattttttgtggtaggcgacgagtgaggtatccgtatcccaaaggcgtaggaatccctcggctcggtcggccttgccacttacatgcacccttattcgtttcttggggtcctgttactgatatagccaggAGACGCAAAAGTCTTTTTGACGGAAGactttttttgaggaaaattttgacgcagagggggttccccccttctagcccccgagggagggtcgggctttgccgaggcaaggctgacccttccttgatggttaggctttgtgtgtgaacgaggtgtacgaacaacttgaaagcatcttaagggtagaagcgacgtagatgtcggatgttccaagcgttgctgtagacctcgccttgactgttggccagcttgtatgtaccgggcttcagaaccttggcgatgacgaacgacccttcccaaggaggcgtgagcttgtgccgccctcgggcgtcttgtcgcagccgaagcaccaagtcgcccacctggaggtctcgggaccgaacccctcgggcgtggtagcgtcgcagggactgctgataccgcgccgagtgtagtaaggccatgtctcgagcctcttccagctggtccagtgagtcttctcggtttgttcgattgctttggtcgtcgtaggccctcgccctcggggaatcgTACTctgagtctgtgggcaagatggcctcggtcccatagactagaaagaacggtgtgaagcccgtggctcggctcggcgttgtcctcagactccagaccaccgaggggagctccttcatccatcgcctgccgaacttgttgagttcgttgtagatccgtggcttgagtccttgcagaatcatgccgttggcacgctctacttgcacattcgtcatggggtgagccacggtggcccagtccacccggatgtggtgatcctcgcagaagtccaggaactttctgtcggtgaactgggtgccgttgtcggtgatgatggagtttgggaccccaaagcgatggatgatgttggtgaagaatgccaccgcctgttcggacctgatgctgtttaggggtcagacctcgatccacttggagaatttgtcgatggcgaccagcaggtgcgtgtagcccccgggtgccttctgcaagggaccgacgaggtccagaccccacacagcaaacggccaggtgatgggtattgtctgcagagcctgagcgggcagatgggTCTGCCTTGCGGCAGATGAGACTGAGCACGAAGGGGGGCAAAAAaaggggagacaggcgtaaaggggaaacccgcggccttcgtgttgtcttgtgcccaggtcgggtgcgcttgcagtagggggttacaagcgtccacgtgggagagagcgagagactctacgcgtcgtcccgttcccccgcgcgaccaaccttctcgtacgagagccctggaccttccttttataggcgtaaggagaggacccaggtgtacaaaataggagatgtagcagtgtgctaacgtgtctagcagagaggagctagcgccctaagtacatgtcgtcgtggcagccggagaggtcttggcaccctgttcaggtgatgttgtggccgtcggaggagcgctggagccttgcagaaggacaggtgtcggggctgtcgagtctttgctgacgtcttcttgcttccataaggggctgagagccgccgtcgtcatggagcacgcggggtgccatcattatttgtttaccggggcgagccagatgggacgccggtcttgttccccgtagcctgagctagctaggggtagggtaatgatgcccccctgtgacgtggtcggtccgagccctaggtcgggcgaggcggaggctcctccaaggtcgaggtcgagtctgtcttttgaggtcgaggtcgagtccgagccccgggtcgggcgaggtggagaccatcgtctgaggccaaggctgagtccgagccctggggtcgggcgaggcggagcttcctatggcgcccgaggccggacttggctgctgtcagcctctctctgtcgagtggcacaacggtcggagcggcgcaggcggcgctgtcttcttgtcaggccggtcagtggagcggcgaagtgactgcggtcacttcggctctgtcgactgaagggcgcgcgtcaggataaggtgtcagaccatccttgcattaaatgctcctgcgatacggtcggtcggtgtggtgatccggccaaggttgcttctcggcgaagactgggcctcgggcgagccgaatgtgtgtccgttgcttgagggggccctcggacgagacgtgaatcctccggggtcggctgcccttgcccgaggctgggctcgggcgaggcgaggtcgtgtcccttgagtggaccgagccttgacttaatcgtacccatcagaccttcgcagctttgtgctgatgggggttaccagctgagattaggagtcttggggatacccctaattatggtccccgacagatagtATTCATACTCGTATCCGTATTCGGATTAAAATATGGTAAATAGTGACATTCGGATCCGTTTCCATGCGTATCCGATCCGAATCCATCCCTAATTGATAGAGCAGGAAGGCTATCGTGTTGTTACatcaattatatatatatatattattttttcaTTCCTTATTTATTATAACAAACCGAGGATAATTTAATTATTTGAATCGCTAAATAAATTCATTTGAAAATATAACCAattataaagttgcataattttTTAAGATCTATAAGTTATATTTTGATAATTTTTATATCCAAGACCGTTTACAAAGTTTGAATTTTAAGATCTACAAGTTCTATAAATTGATCTTATTTTTAGCtaatatatatttatatgtgcttatttaagTAGGCTACGTGTCCACCTCAAAGCCAAAAGTCACGGAGAAAAGAAAAAGTAACCAACCTCCGGTCCAACCCGATAGCCCAAACCCCCTGCGAGCACAAGCACAAAGCTAAAGCTGTGTAAGCAGCAGAATCCAATCCAATCCCCAGCTCGCGCCGCCCCCTCTAATCCCTCCTCCGCAAGGCAGACAGGGGCCGGCGTTCACTCGGGCATCCGCGGGACGGACGGGGAGCAAAGCCTCAGCGGCGAGTGCGGGCGATGAGGTCTTCGGAGGCGTCGTCGCGGCTCGTGCAGGAGCTCGTGCTGTACGCCGCCAGCGCCGCGCTCAGCTGCCTCGTCCTCTTCGCTGGCCTCCGCCACCTCGACCCCAACCGCGCCGCTTCCCAGAAGGCGCAGCAACAGAAGAAGGAGATCGCCAAGCGCCTCGGCCGGCCCCTCGTCTCCACCACGCCCTATGAGGTCCGTTCGCCTCCCCACTCCCCCCTATCGAGGGTTCACCTCACTTGGCCTCAACCCTCCTCCGTTGGCGTCTCCCTCACCGACAGGACGTGATTGCGTGCGACGTCATCAACCCCGACAGCATCGACGTCGAATTCGACTCCATCGGCGGCCTGGACCAGATCAAGCAGGCGCTCTACGAGCTCGTCATCCTGCCCCTGCGCCGCCCCGAGCTCTTCACCTTCGGCAAGCTCCTCAGCCCCCAGAAGGGCGTCCTCCTCTATGGCCCGCCCGGCACAGGCAAGACCATGCTCGCCAAGGCCATCGCCAGGGAGTCCGGCGCCGTCTTCATCAATGTCAGGATCTCCAATCTCATGAGCAAGTGGTTCGGGGACGCACAGAAGCTTGGTGAGCAATTCTATTCTTGGTTTATCCTACTACTCTTGCCGGTTTGGTGCTAATCCACTGGATATCCGCCTGTTTTGGATTCATAACAATTGTAGTAGACATAAACCATTGTTTATATGTTACTATTGCTGTGGCAGCGGCTGCTCAGCTGCATCATTAGTCCCATTGCTAATCGAGCTGCCTACTAGAAACTTATTTGCTGTAGAAACGATGGCAATTGCATAGTCTTTTGTGTTGGGATGCTATGGACATTCGCAGATTTTGAACCCATATCATTATATTGGTTTCTTCTTCCTTTGTTTGTACATGCAATGCACTGATGTCTATATGTTATTATTACTGCCGTTGCAGCAGCAGCTGTGTTGTACTGATTTTCATTGTTAGTTAGCTCTGCACATATTTACTAATTTAGAATTGATGCCAACTGTATTGTTTTTTTTGCGTGTATGCTATACAACTGATGTTGGTATGTTATTGCTGTGGCAGTGGCTGCTGTCTTTAGTCTCGCTCACAAGCTCCAGCCTGCTATTATCTTCATTGACGAGGTCGACAGTTTCTTGGGGCAGCGACGGACAACTGACCATGAAG is a genomic window of Zea mays cultivar B73 chromosome 5, Zm-B73-REFERENCE-NAM-5.0, whole genome shotgun sequence containing:
- the LOC100283830 gene encoding uncharacterized protein LOC100283830, translating into MRSSEASSRLVQELVLYAASAALSCLVLFAGLRHLDPNRAASQKAQQQKKEIAKRLGRPLVSTTPYEDVIACDVINPDSIDVEFDSIGGLDQIKQALYELVILPLRRPELFTFGKLLSPQKGVLLYGPPGTGKTMLAKAIARESGAVFINVRISNLMSKWFGDAQKLVAAVFSLAHKLQPAIIFIDEVDSFLGQRRTTDHEAMTNMKTEFMSLWDGFTTDQNARVMVLAATNRPSELDEAILRRFTQIFEIGIPVESERSKILQVVLKGENVEHNIDYDRIASLCEGFTGSDILELCKQAAFYPIRELLDDEKKGRKLDKPRPLRQSDLERALSVSRKGKKAASSALQSPLWVRPTDSEDDQVQNAIFEISKLMSRIVQNSESEPQEPSSP
- the LOC100283830 gene encoding uncharacterized protein isoform X1; this encodes MRSSEASSRLVQELVLYAASAALSCLVLFAGLRHLDPNRAASQKAQQQKKEIAKRLGRPLVSTTPYEDVIACDVINPDSIDVEFDSIGGLDQIKQALYELVILPLRRPELFTFGKLLSPQKGVLLYGPPGTGKTMLAKAIARESGAVFINVRISNLMSKWFGDAQKLVAAVFSLAHKLQPAIIFIDEVDSFLGQRRTTDHEAMTNMKTEFMSLWDGFTTDQNARVMVLAATNRPSELDEAILRRFTQIFEIGIPVESERSKILQVVLKGENVEHNIDYDRIASLCEGFTGSDILELCKQAAFYPIRELLDDEKKGRKLDKPRPLRQSDLERALSVSRKGKKAASSALQSPLWVRPTDSEDDQIS